Proteins encoded by one window of Pecten maximus chromosome 15, xPecMax1.1, whole genome shotgun sequence:
- the LOC117344353 gene encoding uncharacterized protein LOC117344353: MTSFISAYIFVSLAIAAVQCQQFEPERTCPEFRSRYEGENLVISLDDECDMVVGTLDITGLSGLVAGVPNTGSGLFTPVRGFHIPTVTYRRPQNLMNTIRQQAPSRMCPPYTVRYLGPRVVLDTVPNTCQKVLGVRTFQSMISGEGSQGRLGMRMVTRAVFENPTRWV; this comes from the exons ATGACCTCCTTCATATCTGCTTATATCT TTGTCTCCCTTGCCATTGCTGCCGTTCAGTGCCAGCAATTTGAACCAGAACGAACGTGTCCCGAGTTTAGGTCTCGTTACGAAGGCGAGAATCTCGTCATATCTCTTGACGATGAGTGTGACAT GGTCGTTGGTACACTTGATATTACCGGGCTGAGTGGTTTGGTTGCGGGAGTGCCAAACACCGGAAGTGGACTATTCACACCTGTCAG AGGATTCCACATCCCGACCGTGACATATAGAAGGCCCCAAAACTTGATGAACACGATCCGCCAACAAGCGCCCAGTCGCATGTGTCCTCCATACACTGTTCGGTACCTTGGACCCCGTGTCGTTTTAGATACGGTCCCCAACACTTGCCaaaa GGTGTTAGGAGTGAGGACTTTCCAGTCCATGATATCAGGAGAGGGATCTCAGGGACGTCTAGGCATGAG AATGGTTACCAGAGCGGTGTTTGAAAACCCCACACGATGGGTGTAA
- the LOC117343260 gene encoding uncharacterized protein LOC117343260, with protein MGCAPILRMTQRTGQPGETEEEVVQDSNHSDHSVHVADNEEGSQREEVTSGETDSQQTVEPRVQNAESTQRKARIKWPPSSKKVEWEKFDQDVDTILNTSLAGGVDRKIQGMATIMYNVGLDRFGAEEVKKQGEVTANKNRRQREIANLRRDLRQLAKRFRAAEEEEKAKLSELRNMAREKLKTLRRAERSRRRRKDRARARARFTANPFKFTSRLLGKRGSGVLRAGKEEVEQHLRDMHSDPRRNEDLGGNEKLIQPEEPEQLFDDAEPRLSEVNNVIRKARASSSPGPNGILYKVYKNCPRLTKRLWKHLRVVWRRGKLADSWHQAEGCFIPKEENSETLKQFRTISLLNVEGKIFLAVLAKRMTTYMLDNQYIDIAVQKGGVPGVSGCIEHTSILSQIIREAKELKGELAVVWLDLANTYGSMPHKLVQMTLERYHVPEKIRLLLQRYFDRLQLRFTVQDFTTSWQRLEVGIVTGCTVSVILFSAAMNLMVKSVEKMSRGPWMRAGVRQPPVRAFMDDMTISTKTIIEAKWTLKEIEEMVNWARMKIKPTKSRSLVLKNGKMREHKFQVGEEIIPKVSEKPVKCLGKFFDDTLGDTRNVRETSKQLEGWMLALDRSALPGKYKAWIYQHGILPRALWPLLVYDVPLTTVEAMERSVSSYLRRWLAVPRSFSSVGLYSSGTKLQLPITSVVEEYKVTKVRQLLLLRDSKDVKVRDAKVKIKSGWKWTAKKTVQEAESRLRHGDIVGSVAVGRQVLGVTSRTRWGTSSDKERRQLIQKEVRSMEEDTRMVRAVGMKKQGSWLNWEGVRQKKLSWKEIWSMEPQRLQFQLKSVYDVLPTPTNLATWGITDDANCKLCGRPANLDHTLSSCSVALADGRYTWRHDKVLSVLADTLERSRKKPRKKKRGLRFVNFVKAGEQTTRSTVEGSGLLGTAGDWQMRADLKGRMQFPQEIAVTNQRPDIVLWSTSIKQAVLVELTVPWEERIEEAHERKRNKYQDLVADCQQEG; from the coding sequence ATGGGGTGTGCACCAATTCTGCGGATGACACAACGCACAGGGCAACCTGGTGAGACGGAGGAGGAGGTGGTCCAGGACTCAAACCACAGTGACCACAGCGTCCATGTGGCAGACAACGAGGAGGGCAGCCAGAGAGAAGAAGTAACATCAGGAGAGACAGATAGTCAGCAAACAGTTGAACCCAGGGTACAGAATGCTGAAAGCACTCAGAGAAAGGCAAGGATCAAGTGGCCACCAAGTAGTAAAAAGGTAGAATGGGAgaagtttgaccaggatgtagACACAATCTTAAACACATCACTAGCAGGAGGCGTAGATAGAAAGATACAGGGCATGGCAAcaattatgtacaatgtaggatTGGACAGGTTTGGTGCAGAGGAGGTGAAGAAGCAAGGAGAGGTGACAGCAAATAAGAACAGAAGGCAGAGAGAGATAGCCAACCTGAGGAGAGACCTTAGACAGCTGGCAAAACGATTCCGAGCAGCTGAGGAAGAAGAGAAGGCAAAGTTGTCAGAACTGAGAAACATGGCCAGGGAGAAGTTAAAGACTTTAAGAAGAGCAGAGAGAAGTAGGCGAAGGAGAAAAGATCGAGCAAGGGCACGAGCCAGATTCACCGCCAATCCATTCAAATTTACCTCACGGCTGTTAGGTAAAAGAGGCTCAGGAGTGTTAAGAGCAGGAAAGGAGGAAGTAGAACAACATCTGAGAGACATGCATAGTGATCCAAGGAGGAATGAAGATCTAGGCGGGAACGAGAAGCTGATACAACCAGAAGAACCTGAACAGCTGTTTGATGATGCAGAGCCCAGGCTGAGTGAGGTCAACAATGTCATCAGGAAGGCCAGAGCATCATCATCACCTGGACCCAACGGCATTCTATACAAGGTTTATAAAAATTGCCCAAGGTTGACTAAGAGGTTATGGAAACATCTACGAGTGGTGTGGAGAAGAGGAAAGTTGGCTGACAGCTGGCACCAGGCAGAGGGATGCTTTATACCAAAAGAAGAGAACTCGGAGACACTCAAGCAGTTCCGAACTATTTCCCTGTTGAACGTGGAAGGGAAGATATTTCTAGCAGTTCTAGCAAAGAGAATGACCACCTACATGCTAGACAACCAATACATCGACATAGCAGTGCAGAAAGGAGGGGTACCAGGTGTCTCAGGGTGCATTGAACATACTAGCATACTTTCACAGATCATCAGAGAGGCTAAAGAATTGAAAGGAGAATTAGCAGTAGTTTGGTTAGACTTAGCAAACACTTATGGATCTATGCCTCATAAGTTGGTTCAGATGACGTTGGAGCGGTATCACGTACCAGAGAAAATACGATTGTTGCTGCAGAGGTACTTCGACAGATTACAGCTAAGGTTCACAGTCCAAGATTTTACAACATCGTGGCAACGTCTGGAAGTAGGGATTGTGACAGGGTGTACCGTGTCTGTGATTCTTTTCTCGGCGGCTATGAACTTGATGGTGAAGTCTGTGGAGAAGATGAGCAGAGGACCTTGGATGAGGGCAGGTGTACGTCAACCCCCTGTCAGAGCATTCATGGACGACATGACCATTAGCACAAAGACCATCATTGAAGCTAAATGGACCCTCAAAGAGATCGAGGAAATGGTTAACTGGGCTCGGATGAAGATCAAACCAACAAAGTCAAGGAGTCTCGTACTAAAGAATGGAAAGATGCGGGAGCATAAATTCCAGGTAGGCGAGGAGATTATTCCAAAAGTGTCAGAAAAGCCCGTGAAGTGTCTTGGGAAGTTCTTTGATGACACCTTGGGTGACACCAGGAATGTAAGAGAGACAAGCAAACAACTCGAAGGATGGATGCTCGCTTTAGACAGAAGTGCTCTACCAGGGAAATACAAGGCTTGGATTTACCAACATGGAATACTTCCAAGAGCACTTTGGCCTCTACTTGTGTATGACGTGCCATTGACTACAGTCGAGGCGATGGAACGATCTGTGAGCAGTTACCTTAGAAGATGGCTCGCAGTCCCCAGGAGTTTCAGCAGTGTGGGATTGTATAGCTCAGGTACCAAGTTACAGTTGCCCATCACATCAGTAGTGGAAGAGTACAAGGTCACGAAGGTTAGACAACTCCTATTACTACGAGACAGCAAGGATGTCAAGGTACGGGACGCCAAAGTGAAGATCAAGTCAGGTTGGAAGTGGACGGCGAAGAAGACAGTGCAAGAGGCAGAGTCACGTCTGAGGCACGGAGATATTGTTGGCAGTGTGGCAGTGGGAAGGCAGGTACTGGGTGTGACATCGAGGACGAGATGGGGAACATCGTCTGATAAGGAGCGGAGGCAGTTGATCCAGAAGGAGGTACGCTCAATGGAAGAGGATACAAGAATGGTCAGAGCAGTGGGAATGAAGAAGCAGGGAAGTTGGCTGAACTGGGAAGGAGTGCGCCAGAAGAAACTGTCCTGGAAGGAGATATGGAGTATGGAACCCCAAAGACTGCAATTCCAGCTGAAGTCTGTATACGACGTGTTGCCGACACCAACCAATCTTGCGACATGGGGTATAACAGACGACGCAAACTGTAAGCTTTGCGGGAGGCCAGCAAACCTGGACCATACCTTATCTTCTTGTTCAGTTGCCTTGGCAGATGGGAGGTACACGTGGCGACACGATAAGGTCTTGTCTGTCCTTGCAGATACACTGGAGAGGAGCAGGAAGAAACCAAGGAAAAAGAAAAGGGGCCTGCGATTTGTAAACTTTGTCAAGGCCGGGGAGCAGACTACGAGAAGCACAGTGGAAGGGAGCGGATTGTTAGGAACAGCAGGAGATTGGCAAATGAGAGCAGACCTCAAGGGCCGCATGCAGTTTCCACAAGAAATAGCAGttaccaatcagaggccagacATCGTCCTGTGGTCTACATCCATCAAACAGGCTGTTCTTGTGGAGTTGACCGTGCCGTGGGAGGAGAGAATTGAAGAAGCCCACGAGCGGAAGCGGAACAAATACCAAGATCTAGTAGCAGACTGTCAACAGGAAGGGTGA